The genomic segment ACCTTCAAGAGGAATCATTCGCACCACGCTCCACAACCCACCGAGCCTATTCCTGAAATTTCCTCCGAAAATACCTATGATATTGTGATAATTGGCGGTGCAAACGCTGGCCTGGCATTTGCCTGTGCTCTCTGTAAGTAGTACCTGCCCAAATCGCCGTGTCAGACTAACATGGtgttctttttttccaaGTATCTCAACCAACAATCTCCCAGACTTGTCGGATACTTCTGGTGGAAGGCTCATCTTTGGATCGCACTCGTAACTGGCCCGAATCAAGCGAATGGGAGAACCGAATCAGTAGCTTAACCCATGAAAATATTGAATGGCTCGAGAGTAAGTGCAAAGGGGAATTTATGAGTACAGTTCGCTGATATGAAAGATAGGCATTGGTGTGTGGAAACACATCACAAAGGATAGATCTTGCCCTGTCCATGAAATTATTGTACGTCTGAATGTCAGTCAACTGCAACCTTGTTTTAACACGGCTTCAAGGTCTGGTCGAACCCTTCCCCTACTGAAACACCCACAATCCACTTTCCTCCTGTCGGACGTCCTTTGGCTCGTATGACAGAAAACCTCAATTTACAAAAGGCTCTTCTCCGACGTATCGAAGAAACAGGTAAAGGCATTGTGGACATCCGTGAAAAGTCTAGAGTGGGGGAGATGCGTCTCGGCGAAGGTGGTCGTTGGGTTGGTCTGCGAATCGGTGATGAATGGGTCCGGGGATCCCTGGTAGTTGGAGCAGATGGTCCGAACTCCCCAGTCAGGCATTTCTCGGAGATTGAATCATACGGTCATGGGTACAACACGCACGCTGTGGTCGCTACCCTTAACCACGACCCCGATCCTCTTTACCCTAACACTACTGCTTTCCAGCGCTTCCTCCCTACTGGACCCATAgccttcctccctctttccGACACATCATCTACGCTGGTGTGGTCCACTCTTCCCGAAAACGCTGCTGCTCTCAAGAAACTATCTCATGATGCCCTCACTCAAATGATCAATGCTGGGTTTACTCTGCCCGAAGAGACACTTAACAGCTTGTGCGAGGCCATGCTGTCTGCTCAGTCTGAAGGAACACCTTTGACAGCACCCCAAATCGTCACTCTCATCGCTACCCTCCCCATCCCTTCTACATCCTCCGACCAGCCCATTCTCCCACCTGCCATCACATCTATCCAACCCCCTTCGATCgcttccttccctcttcGTATCTCCCATGCCACATCCTACCTCGGGGAACGTACCGCTCTTGTGGGCGACGCGGCACATACGATCCACCCTCtggctgggcaagggctGAACATGGGGTTGGCTGACGTCAAGTGTCTTGCAGAAGTCCTCGAAGAGACAAGACGATTGGGAGGTGACTTGGGTAGTCTTGAAGGTACAAAAGGTTATCCTAAAGAACGATATCCTTTAAACCACTTAATGTTGAGTACAACGGACAAGTTACACTATATCTTCCGAGCGAGGAACAGGTTGGTCAATTGGGTGAGAGGTACAGGATTTGATGTGATCAACGAGTTGGGGCCTATCAAGCGGATTTTGATGGGCGGTGCCGGATCCGGAGTTGGACTTGGTGGTGCCTCTGCGAGAACAGAAAAGGAGCGGGAATTTGGACGAGCAGGTGCGGAAGATGGGTTAAAGCCGGCTGGAGGATGGCCGATGATGGCTGCGAACGGCGTTGAAAGCTGGTTCGCCCTCAAAGGAGTGATGGGTATGGTCGGTAATGTGGTTGGAGAAGCTGCAAGGAACGGACTTAGACGAGCTGCCGATGCTGCGGACGGCAAAAGATAAGAAGTATTGTTATGAATGTCACAAATCACATTTTCATATTTATACCAAACAAGCACGAGCAACTCAATAAGGCAGGATATACTATTAATGCACAGCTATAGATAACGTTAGTTCACATCCACTGGTCGCCCATCACCTAGATCTCAGCCCCTGTAAATCTATCATTAGCATTTGATGTCTTCCGATAAACAAATTTCGCCCACTCACACTGCAATCTCTGTTTCTCCTGCACAGGCGTGTCCAATTCATCCGCAAAGGGATCCCCAAAGGGGTTATCGTCTTCCTTCGCCAATAAACCGCTCTTTCCACTGAAATCATCTTCCAATGAAGCATACTCTCGAGTGACGTGACTCGAAGGGCCCGCAGTAGAAGCTTTCTTGTTGGCTACTGTGCCAGAGCCATGGGCAGCTTGCCATTCGGCGTCAGAGGAATCATAATCTGAAAAGTCTGACAAAGAGCTACAG from the Cryptococcus decagattii chromosome 4, complete sequence genome contains:
- a CDS encoding ubiquinone biosynthesis monooxygenase COQ6, with protein sequence MRPPTAIPKSGLKNALKVSSRPLISVPAVASRNLHLPRPSFPSRPVRAIVSKSANVTFKRNHSHHAPQPTEPIPEISSENTYDIVIIGGANAGLAFACALLSQPTISQTCRILLVEGSSLDRTRNWPESSEWENRISSLTHENIEWLESIGVWKHITKDRSCPVHEIIVWSNPSPTETPTIHFPPVGRPLARMTENLNLQKALLRRIEETGKGIVDIREKSRVGEMRLGEGGRWVGLRIGDEWVRGSLVVGADGPNSPVRHFSEIESYGHGYNTHAVVATLNHDPDPLYPNTTAFQRFLPTGPIAFLPLSDTSSTLVWSTLPENAAALKKLSHDALTQMINAGFTLPEETLNSLCEAMLSAQSEGTPLTAPQIVTLIATLPIPSTSSDQPILPPAITSIQPPSIASFPLRISHATSYLGERTALVGDAAHTIHPLAGQGLNMGLADVKCLAEVLEETRRLGGDLGSLEGTKGYPKERYPLNHLMLSTTDKLHYIFRARNRLVNWVRGTGFDVINELGPIKRILMGGAGSGVGLGGASARTEKEREFGRAGAEDGLKPAGGWPMMAANGVESWFALKGVMGMVGNVVGEAARNGLRRAADAADGKR